The following proteins come from a genomic window of Hydrogenispora ethanolica:
- a CDS encoding RNA polymerase sigma factor has translation MNEPELIRRCQNGDQQAFEELLGNYELLIYNLTFRYFGNHHDASDLGQEAMVRVYHKIHEFNGRSTFKTWLYRVVTNLCLDELRRRKHQAYSLEELKEKGVEPAAAFRNPEDEAEHSEQARLIQEVLLGLSLEHRTIIILRDIEGLDYNEIARIIGCGVGTVKSRLSRAREAFRKQLAGRPRYSGLLEGRMQA, from the coding sequence ATGAATGAACCGGAGTTGATCCGCCGGTGCCAAAATGGAGATCAGCAGGCATTTGAGGAGCTTTTGGGGAATTACGAGTTACTAATCTATAATCTTACTTTCCGGTATTTCGGCAATCACCACGACGCCAGCGACCTCGGCCAGGAGGCCATGGTCCGCGTTTATCATAAAATCCATGAGTTTAACGGTCGATCTACCTTTAAGACCTGGCTGTACCGGGTCGTCACCAATCTTTGTCTGGATGAACTCAGGCGCCGTAAACATCAGGCCTATTCCTTGGAGGAACTCAAGGAGAAAGGCGTCGAACCGGCCGCCGCTTTCCGGAACCCGGAGGATGAGGCCGAACATTCCGAGCAGGCCCGGCTGATTCAAGAAGTGTTGCTGGGGCTTTCTTTGGAACACCGGACGATTATTATTCTGAGGGACATCGAAGGACTGGATTACAACGAAATCGCCCGCATCATCGGATGCGGCGTGGGAACGGTCAAATCGCGGTTGAGCCGCGCCAGGGAAGCGTTCCGCAAGCAATTGGCCGGCCGGCCGCGCTACAGCGGCTTGCTGGAAGGGAGGATGCAGGCATGA
- a CDS encoding response regulator: MARKVLVVDDAVLMRTILREILENYGFEVSGEAENGYEAIEKYQQLNPDLVTLDITMPELNGLETLKALKALDKDCKVVIISALEHEKIVGEALACGAQGFIVKPFQVQTIIDTLLRL; the protein is encoded by the coding sequence ATGGCGCGGAAGGTATTGGTGGTCGACGATGCGGTTTTAATGAGGACAATTTTGCGGGAAATATTAGAAAACTACGGATTTGAAGTCTCAGGCGAGGCGGAGAACGGTTATGAAGCAATTGAAAAATATCAACAGCTCAACCCGGATCTGGTGACTCTGGACATTACCATGCCGGAACTGAATGGCCTGGAAACGCTTAAAGCTCTAAAAGCGCTGGATAAAGATTGTAAAGTAGTAATCATCTCCGCGTTGGAACATGAAAAAATAGTGGGGGAAGCACTGGCCTGTGGCGCGCAGGGATTTATCGTAAAACCTTTTCAAGTCCAAACCATTATTGATACTTTACTCCGACTGTAG
- a CDS encoding chemotaxis protein CheD: MLRVLGVGELLITNDPEDTLITFALGSCVALTIYSSSQKVLGMAHIALPDSTIDPLKSLQSPGYFADTAVPGMVEKFLKQYHCHGWELNIRLFGGATAVWNDDSFQIGVRNLEAVTAILQNYRLACETSQTGGRFSRTIAVSVKDGKVKVHQQPLNSAQPIEGSPPGKLAILPN, translated from the coding sequence TTGTTGCGAGTTCTTGGAGTAGGAGAACTGTTGATTACCAACGATCCCGAAGATACCCTGATTACCTTCGCCCTTGGTTCATGTGTGGCTTTGACCATTTATTCATCAAGCCAAAAAGTTTTGGGGATGGCCCATATTGCCCTGCCGGATTCAACGATTGACCCATTGAAAAGCCTGCAATCACCGGGCTATTTTGCTGACACGGCTGTACCGGGCATGGTGGAGAAATTTTTAAAGCAGTATCATTGTCACGGCTGGGAGCTGAATATCCGCCTTTTCGGAGGAGCGACTGCGGTTTGGAACGATGATTCGTTCCAGATCGGAGTGCGCAATCTTGAAGCCGTCACGGCGATTTTACAGAATTACCGGCTGGCATGTGAAACCAGCCAGACGGGCGGCCGTTTTAGCCGCACCATTGCGGTTTCGGTCAAGGATGGCAAGGTTAAGGTTCATCAGCAACCGTTGAACTCGGCGCAACCCATTGAGGGAAGCCCTCCCGGTAAATTGGCAATCTTGCCGAACTAA
- a CDS encoding PAS domain S-box protein, whose translation MYDAGYHGTRRPELIFNPNMNHQKQIEDDLRKEKDFAETLINIAQIIIVVIDRTGKIIRFNSLMEKLSGYSLEEVKDQDWFTLFFRESDREENRRSFLESKSSYSYHQSPIMLKDGSIREIEWYKSKSKSRNGKCQFIIIGLDITERIQTKKAMLRQNARTTALLKNASRLNDQLNLDVLVKLLCEDISEIIQTKVSATFFEKKTDGLHLVFGHGISLKDLDVDPVPPIIYQKLIKQKYLTVSASELRSRKILSNLAETEPDLQAIDVIVFFNSIHLLGTINIYAYEETHLSEEDRNLLRGIADQAGMAVANALLFDQVKVTQKQLRKLNAKIIATQEEERKRLSRELHDETGQSLTALKICLVLLNNDIPVQYSFLKEKLSNAIMMVDTTLENLRTLAHQLRPPALKDNGINLVLEDLCRDFSKQSGLSIDYHGSELRNIPEEVSVCLYRILQESLTNIAKHAGASKVRIRLHQNDQQIQLSVQDNGLGLKKERLLRHPESPGIGLVGMAERLEMLGGRLEVRSKSGKGTQLVAWIPCGNRQPLIIR comes from the coding sequence GTGTACGATGCTGGATACCATGGAACGCGGAGGCCTGAACTCATATTTAACCCAAATATGAACCACCAAAAACAAATTGAGGATGATTTGCGTAAAGAAAAAGATTTTGCGGAAACACTCATTAATATTGCCCAAATCATTATTGTTGTAATTGATCGGACAGGAAAGATTATCCGTTTCAATTCGCTGATGGAGAAACTGTCAGGCTATTCTTTGGAAGAAGTTAAGGACCAAGATTGGTTCACCCTGTTTTTTCGAGAAAGCGACCGGGAAGAGAATCGTCGGTCATTTTTAGAATCCAAATCTTCATACAGTTATCATCAGAGTCCTATTATGTTGAAGGATGGCTCCATACGGGAAATCGAGTGGTATAAATCAAAATCAAAGAGTAGGAACGGAAAGTGTCAATTCATCATTATCGGATTGGATATCACTGAGCGCATCCAAACCAAAAAAGCGATGCTGCGTCAGAATGCTCGGACGACAGCCTTACTCAAAAACGCTTCCCGGCTCAACGATCAGTTGAATCTGGATGTTTTGGTGAAGCTGCTTTGCGAGGATATTTCCGAAATAATTCAGACCAAAGTCAGCGCCACTTTTTTTGAGAAAAAAACCGATGGGCTTCATCTGGTCTTCGGTCATGGAATATCGCTCAAAGACCTGGACGTCGACCCGGTTCCTCCGATTATTTATCAAAAACTAATCAAACAAAAGTATCTGACGGTCTCGGCTTCGGAACTTCGGAGCCGAAAAATTCTATCGAACCTTGCTGAGACCGAACCGGATTTGCAAGCGATTGATGTGATTGTGTTTTTTAATTCCATTCATTTATTGGGAACCATTAATATCTATGCCTACGAGGAGACCCATCTTTCGGAGGAGGACCGAAACCTACTGCGGGGAATCGCCGATCAAGCCGGCATGGCTGTTGCCAATGCATTGCTGTTCGACCAGGTAAAAGTCACCCAAAAGCAATTGCGGAAACTGAATGCCAAAATCATTGCCACCCAGGAGGAGGAGCGAAAACGATTATCCCGTGAATTGCATGATGAAACCGGACAGTCATTAACTGCGTTAAAAATATGCTTGGTGTTATTAAACAATGATATCCCGGTCCAGTATTCTTTTCTAAAAGAAAAATTGTCGAATGCGATTATGATGGTCGATACCACCCTCGAAAATCTCAGGACCTTGGCTCATCAATTGCGGCCTCCGGCTTTGAAGGATAATGGGATTAATCTGGTTCTGGAGGATCTTTGCCGGGATTTTTCCAAACAAAGCGGTTTGAGCATCGACTATCACGGTTCGGAATTGCGGAATATCCCCGAAGAAGTAAGCGTCTGTCTTTATCGGATCTTGCAGGAATCGTTGACTAACATCGCAAAACATGCCGGCGCTTCCAAAGTTCGAATCCGTTTGCACCAGAATGATCAGCAGATTCAATTGTCAGTTCAAGACAACGGTCTGGGCCTCAAAAAAGAACGCCTCCTCCGTCATCCGGAATCACCAGGGATCGGGCTGGTGGGTATGGCCGAACGCCTTGAAATGCTGGGCGGTAGGCTGGAAGTCAGATCGAAATCCGGGAAAGGAACTCAGTTGGTGGCTTGGATCCCCTGCGGGAATCGTCAACCTTTAATAATCCGTTAA
- a CDS encoding LysE family transporter → MSPELWLKGLVIGFSIAAPVGPIGILCIQRGLSGGSLAGFVSGAGAATADAIYGSIAVFGLNAATALLLGQGRWLHIIGGLFLIYLGMRIFVARPSATAAEVPSQLGLFRNYLSTFFLTLTNPMTILSFAAVYAGLDTRTGGFDLWRSGLMVLGVFCGSLLWWFFLSLLVGIFRKRFDPALHWINLVSGCLVMGFGLFSLIGGIR, encoded by the coding sequence ATGAGCCCCGAACTTTGGTTGAAAGGCTTGGTGATCGGATTTTCGATTGCCGCTCCGGTAGGTCCGATCGGGATTCTATGTATTCAACGGGGACTGTCCGGCGGCTCCTTGGCCGGTTTTGTGTCGGGAGCCGGGGCGGCGACAGCGGACGCCATTTACGGTTCGATTGCCGTTTTTGGCTTGAATGCCGCCACTGCGTTGCTACTCGGCCAGGGACGCTGGCTTCATATCATTGGAGGGTTATTCCTGATATATCTGGGGATGCGGATTTTTGTCGCCCGGCCCTCCGCCACGGCGGCAGAGGTTCCATCTCAATTGGGACTTTTCCGCAATTATCTTTCGACCTTCTTCTTGACGTTGACCAATCCCATGACGATTCTATCGTTTGCCGCGGTCTACGCCGGTTTGGACACCCGAACGGGCGGTTTTGATCTCTGGCGTTCCGGCCTGATGGTGCTAGGGGTTTTTTGCGGATCGCTGCTGTGGTGGTTCTTCCTCAGTTTGCTGGTGGGAATCTTCCGGAAACGTTTTGACCCCGCCCTGCACTGGATAAATTTGGTATCAGGTTGCTTGGTGATGGGATTTGGCTTATTCTCGTTGATCGGCGGGATTCGTTAG
- a CDS encoding response regulator: MRIMIVEDDLASRKFLFKFLTMYGDCDITVNGMEAVEAFLMAWDEGQPYDLICMDIMMPKVDGYKALKTIRGIENQRGIPDQNRVKVIMTTALNEPNNVFEAFDTGCEAYAAKPIDTGKLLEVMRKLGLLMTHNNI, encoded by the coding sequence ATGCGGATTATGATTGTTGAGGACGATTTAGCCAGCAGAAAATTTTTATTTAAGTTTTTAACAATGTACGGTGATTGCGATATCACTGTGAATGGCATGGAAGCAGTGGAAGCTTTCTTGATGGCTTGGGATGAAGGTCAACCCTATGATTTAATCTGTATGGATATTATGATGCCCAAAGTGGACGGCTATAAAGCCTTAAAGACGATTCGCGGAATTGAGAACCAACGAGGCATTCCGGACCAAAACCGGGTCAAGGTGATTATGACAACGGCCTTGAATGAGCCTAATAATGTCTTTGAGGCCTTTGACACCGGTTGCGAAGCTTATGCCGCCAAACCAATCGATACGGGGAAATTATTGGAAGTCATGCGGAAATTGGGTTTGCTCATGACCCACAACAATATTTAG
- a CDS encoding protein-glutamate methylesterase/protein-glutamine glutaminase has product MKPVTIKQRIKVLVVDDSLVFRETLVQGLAADSGIQVVGTASDAYEAKEKIIALQPQVLTLDVEMPKLNGIDFLKQLMPQYPLPVVMVSAVSDSVFEALKAGAVDFVTKPDTSIGRSMESLINELIVKIKIASIAKVGSWKHDPKFHEVKNVIQGRPDKLIAIGASTGGTEALSHILQAFPRNMPGTVVVQHMPPVFTRMYAERLNNSCQVEVKEAENGDRVFPGRVLIAPGDFQMKIKRGGESYFIECFKGDKVNGHCPSVDVLFHSVADHAGKNSVGVILTGMGYDGAKGLLEMRKKGSRTLGQDESTSVVYGMPRVAFEIGAVERQVPLGEMAKAIETCVNNL; this is encoded by the coding sequence ATAAAGCCAGTGACAATCAAACAGCGGATTAAAGTCTTGGTCGTTGATGATTCCTTGGTTTTTCGGGAAACCTTAGTTCAAGGTCTCGCGGCGGATTCAGGAATTCAGGTTGTGGGGACAGCGAGCGATGCGTATGAAGCTAAGGAAAAAATCATTGCCTTGCAGCCGCAAGTTTTGACTTTAGACGTTGAAATGCCGAAATTGAACGGGATCGATTTCTTAAAACAGTTGATGCCCCAATATCCTTTACCAGTAGTAATGGTTAGTGCTGTGAGCGATAGCGTTTTTGAAGCGCTCAAAGCTGGAGCAGTTGATTTTGTAACCAAACCGGATACTTCCATTGGTCGTAGCATGGAATCACTCATTAACGAACTGATTGTAAAGATTAAAATTGCTTCGATTGCTAAGGTAGGAAGTTGGAAGCATGACCCCAAGTTCCATGAAGTAAAGAATGTGATTCAAGGTCGGCCCGATAAACTAATCGCCATCGGAGCCTCAACCGGGGGAACCGAAGCTTTATCCCATATTTTGCAGGCTTTTCCGCGCAATATGCCAGGAACGGTTGTGGTTCAACATATGCCGCCGGTTTTTACCAGAATGTATGCTGAACGGTTGAATAACTCTTGTCAAGTCGAGGTAAAAGAAGCGGAAAACGGCGACCGTGTATTTCCGGGGCGGGTTTTGATTGCGCCAGGGGATTTTCAAATGAAAATTAAAAGAGGCGGCGAATCTTATTTTATTGAATGCTTTAAAGGGGACAAGGTGAACGGACATTGTCCCTCGGTCGATGTTTTGTTTCACTCCGTCGCAGATCACGCTGGTAAGAATTCGGTGGGGGTTATTCTTACAGGGATGGGGTATGATGGCGCCAAAGGATTGCTTGAAATGCGTAAAAAGGGGAGTCGGACTCTCGGTCAGGATGAGAGTACCAGTGTGGTGTATGGTATGCCGCGGGTCGCTTTTGAAATCGGCGCAGTGGAGAGGCAGGTACCGCTAGGAGAGATGGCGAAAGCGATCGAAACCTGTGTCAACAACCTATAG
- a CDS encoding Lrp/AsnC family transcriptional regulator produces the protein MNAIDLKVIDQLMKQARTTWAELGAILGLTAPAAAERVRRLEEKGVIKGYAAVVDPEAVGCLVTAFVAVTLDHPSARSPFLEKMAHLPQVQECHHVAGDFDYLLKIRCASLRQLEGLISEQLKETRGVVRSKTTVVLSTVKETSAVPLAGSGCGDE, from the coding sequence ATGAATGCCATCGATTTGAAAGTCATCGACCAATTGATGAAACAGGCCCGCACCACCTGGGCGGAGCTGGGGGCGATTCTCGGCTTGACTGCTCCGGCAGCCGCCGAAAGGGTACGCCGGCTGGAGGAGAAAGGGGTCATCAAGGGTTATGCCGCAGTGGTCGACCCCGAAGCGGTAGGGTGCCTGGTGACGGCGTTTGTCGCGGTTACCTTGGATCATCCTTCGGCCCGGTCGCCATTCCTGGAAAAGATGGCCCATTTGCCGCAGGTTCAGGAATGTCACCATGTGGCTGGCGATTTTGATTATCTACTCAAAATCCGTTGCGCGAGCCTGCGCCAACTGGAAGGCCTCATCAGCGAACAGCTGAAAGAGACACGGGGGGTGGTAAGGAGCAAGACTACGGTCGTCCTCTCCACAGTGAAAGAGACGTCGGCGGTACCGTTGGCTGGTTCCGGCTGCGGTGACGAGTGA
- a CDS encoding S-layer homology domain-containing protein, with protein sequence MITKRKFYLMLLGMLTLTAIFSVEAQAATAAATATATPAAFSDIEGNWAQKEVKSLTDKGVINGYPDGTFKPDQTINRAEFAKLVAKLFNYQPAASVQFPDIKNSWASSYIKGVGSQKVMQAFADGNFKPENPVNRGQLAVFLTRVLHIVTPEEKYTDPWAASFTDLSEKDWEFRYVEVAAKLGLLPESYKNEFHAGQGVTRAEAAWTLNALNNLSVKKGKISTVDPTSGLVNIQRQQNGDPLLALVNPDTVVMRNNTSAAVDGLVPGDEITVISSASGDVKYLKAFGKVTKNDLLSRVSTITKGRLTPDQINSIVSGDWDSIKDSIKGGIYNQMIEMGLTAGEAESIIGQDWNYLDTLSKDRLSQALSAQFGISQDFGLALLERDMKKIQDYGKVELATAALSRLLGATPGTDTSSSY encoded by the coding sequence ATGATTACGAAAAGAAAGTTTTATCTGATGTTATTGGGGATGCTGACCCTGACCGCGATCTTCAGCGTGGAAGCGCAGGCGGCGACGGCAGCCGCGACCGCGACTGCGACCCCGGCGGCGTTCTCCGATATCGAGGGCAACTGGGCGCAAAAAGAGGTCAAGTCGCTCACGGATAAAGGCGTCATTAACGGCTACCCCGACGGCACTTTTAAACCGGATCAGACGATCAACCGGGCGGAATTCGCCAAGCTGGTCGCGAAACTTTTCAACTACCAACCCGCGGCTTCGGTTCAATTTCCGGATATCAAGAATTCCTGGGCCAGCTCCTATATTAAAGGAGTCGGCTCCCAAAAAGTCATGCAGGCTTTCGCCGACGGCAACTTTAAGCCGGAGAATCCGGTCAACCGGGGCCAGTTGGCGGTGTTTCTCACCCGGGTTCTGCATATCGTGACCCCGGAAGAGAAGTATACCGATCCCTGGGCGGCGAGTTTCACGGACCTATCCGAAAAAGATTGGGAATTCCGCTATGTAGAAGTCGCCGCGAAACTCGGCCTTTTGCCGGAAAGCTATAAAAATGAATTTCACGCCGGCCAAGGCGTGACCCGGGCCGAAGCGGCCTGGACCTTGAATGCGCTGAATAATCTTTCAGTTAAAAAAGGCAAGATCTCGACCGTCGATCCGACCAGCGGTCTGGTCAACATTCAACGCCAGCAGAACGGCGATCCGCTCCTGGCCCTGGTCAATCCGGATACGGTAGTGATGCGCAATAACACCAGCGCCGCGGTGGACGGATTGGTGCCAGGCGATGAGATCACCGTTATCTCCAGCGCCTCGGGCGACGTGAAGTATTTAAAAGCCTTTGGCAAAGTCACCAAGAACGATCTGCTCTCGCGGGTCAGCACCATTACCAAAGGCCGTCTCACTCCCGATCAGATCAATTCGATCGTCTCGGGAGACTGGGATTCGATCAAAGATAGCATCAAAGGCGGCATTTATAACCAGATGATCGAAATGGGTCTGACCGCCGGCGAGGCGGAGAGCATTATCGGCCAGGACTGGAACTATCTCGATACGCTCAGCAAAGACCGTTTATCCCAGGCATTGTCGGCACAGTTCGGGATCTCTCAGGACTTCGGCCTGGCCCTGCTGGAGCGGGACATGAAAAAGATTCAAGACTATGGCAAGGTTGAACTGGCGACGGCCGCTCTCAGCAGATTGCTGGGCGCTACGCCGGGCACCGACACCAGCAGTTCCTATTGA
- a CDS encoding response regulator: MVSVLIAEDHHLVRQGIKALLEKETGIKVVGEAEDGQMAVDMVMKLVPDVVLMDIAMPRLNGTQAIQKIKMLDVPTRVIVLSMYSDLSLVRQSLRNGAKGYLLKRSVTEELILAIKAAKRGEIFITPIVSAPLISEIFNPTASNTETELDTILSSREMEVLQLVAEGHTNNSIASLLNITVKTVEKHRARMMSKLNVHDTAGLVRIAIKHNVVFLDTIH, translated from the coding sequence ATGGTTAGTGTCCTCATTGCCGAAGACCATCACTTGGTGCGGCAAGGAATAAAAGCTTTGTTAGAGAAAGAAACTGGTATCAAGGTTGTAGGCGAAGCTGAGGACGGACAGATGGCAGTGGATATGGTGATGAAGTTGGTACCGGATGTGGTGCTGATGGATATTGCCATGCCACGATTGAATGGGACCCAAGCCATTCAAAAGATCAAGATGCTCGATGTCCCAACCCGAGTTATCGTGCTGTCCATGTATTCGGATCTGTCCCTTGTCCGACAATCCCTGCGCAATGGAGCTAAAGGTTATTTATTGAAACGTTCGGTGACTGAAGAACTCATATTAGCGATTAAGGCGGCGAAACGAGGCGAGATTTTTATCACTCCCATTGTTTCTGCCCCATTAATTTCCGAGATTTTTAATCCTACTGCCTCGAATACCGAAACCGAACTGGATACGATTCTTTCTTCGCGGGAAATGGAAGTCCTACAATTGGTAGCGGAAGGCCATACCAACAACTCGATAGCTTCATTGCTAAATATTACTGTTAAAACCGTTGAGAAACACCGGGCCAGAATGATGAGTAAACTGAATGTGCATGACACTGCCGGTCTGGTACGAATCGCCATCAAACATAATGTAGTATTTTTGGATACAATTCATTGA
- a CDS encoding PAS domain-containing hybrid sensor histidine kinase/response regulator yields MFEVLQVLIASDQKNDADRVAEAAAQEGITITVYQVDDNSALKSAISNRLWDLIVLNIDLFPDDSLLSPLVKDAVEAIVLLLSRNLQAENFQFSFSYYDCFFPNQLPHRSRVLQHALRESLLRNRLKSGSHHTRSNKEPIHSLLDSIGDGLIVTDDRLNVIFINKVAEELTGWTLEEAIHQPANVIFKIINYKTGLPVTDPMQIAFENRTKVGLPKHTALVARDRTIRYISASNAPIQNQTDTVLGVVVVFRDITRIKRIEELVLEKERLQQAILNNIPDLAWLKNEEGHYIAVNERFGSLLGVHPEAVVGKTDTELWPEQLAKSLMNGDGEVVYFGRQFGSEEKIRVRGGDERWFEVIKTPIFAEDGRIVGSTGIARDITYRKNAEAQLRASQEKYSSLFANMSDGFAYHQVVFDEQQNPIDYVFLEVNAAFEKLTGWNREQLIGKRLTEIIPESAPIVAERIRIFGMVALTGESIKLDTSQSELSSGWVSISAYSPQPGYFAVVISDISGRKQAEAEMKQAKETAEAANRAKTEFLANMSHEIRTPLNGITGMIDLTLLTSLERDQRENLLIAKNCAGTLLNVINDILDFSKIEAGKLEIELIPFDLDELVHKALKAHLSSALKKGLELTVEVNPRTPRSLIGAPLRLLQVLNNLLSNAVKFTETGMVTLAVYHSYDRNDSVFLRFEVSDTGIGIEQSEMNRLFQTFSQVDGSITRRFGGTGLGLAIAKRLVNMMGGEIGVYSEKDRGSTFYFSVPVTLDAQDSPPQKASLPDYLDLGSAQLHVLLVEDDPINQATVAKMLQRIGIKVDVATEGIEALHKLTRNSYNLILMDIQMPGMGGMETTRRIRELEAEAGGHIPIIALTAHAFSDDTKKFLAAGMDGLVTKPVSIYDLSKNIAELCFVEAAKYQKNSEAEDLSKEWEPEKIQPDDSKKRFLLNFEAAFNHEDYATMEDIAHHLKVAAVNEKDDILKQLAFKMEMAVRKEQCLEIKECYDKLEQYLHRAE; encoded by the coding sequence GTGTTTGAAGTTTTGCAGGTTTTAATCGCCAGCGACCAAAAAAATGATGCGGATAGAGTGGCTGAAGCAGCTGCTCAAGAAGGTATTACCATAACGGTGTACCAGGTGGATGATAATTCGGCTTTAAAAAGCGCAATTTCCAATCGCCTTTGGGATTTGATAGTGCTGAATATCGATCTTTTTCCCGACGATTCGTTGCTCTCTCCACTCGTAAAAGACGCAGTAGAGGCAATTGTGCTCTTATTGAGTAGGAATTTGCAAGCTGAGAATTTTCAGTTTTCATTCTCTTATTATGATTGTTTTTTTCCAAATCAGCTTCCGCATCGTTCGAGAGTACTTCAACATGCATTACGAGAATCTTTGCTACGAAATCGCTTAAAATCAGGTAGTCATCACACTCGTTCAAATAAGGAACCGATACATTCTTTATTGGATTCTATCGGAGATGGATTAATTGTAACCGATGATCGATTGAATGTTATTTTTATTAATAAAGTTGCTGAGGAATTGACTGGCTGGACGCTGGAGGAAGCCATTCATCAACCCGCCAATGTGATTTTTAAAATCATCAATTACAAAACGGGGCTACCGGTCACTGATCCCATGCAAATAGCTTTTGAGAACCGGACGAAGGTGGGACTTCCAAAACATACGGCATTAGTGGCCAGAGACCGGACAATTCGTTACATATCTGCGAGTAACGCTCCGATACAAAATCAAACCGATACTGTCCTTGGAGTAGTCGTCGTATTTCGGGATATAACTCGTATTAAGCGAATAGAGGAGTTGGTCTTGGAAAAAGAGCGACTTCAACAGGCAATTTTGAATAATATCCCCGATTTAGCTTGGTTGAAAAATGAAGAGGGACATTATATTGCCGTAAATGAAAGGTTCGGCTCTTTGCTGGGAGTTCACCCCGAAGCAGTTGTCGGGAAGACAGACACTGAGTTGTGGCCGGAGCAGCTTGCCAAAAGTTTAATGAACGGCGATGGTGAAGTGGTATATTTTGGCCGGCAATTTGGATCGGAAGAAAAAATCAGGGTGCGTGGCGGTGATGAACGCTGGTTTGAAGTCATCAAAACTCCAATCTTTGCGGAAGATGGACGGATTGTAGGAAGCACCGGCATTGCGCGCGATATTACGTATAGGAAAAATGCCGAAGCTCAACTGCGGGCGAGTCAAGAAAAATATTCTTCTTTATTTGCCAATATGTCGGATGGTTTTGCTTACCATCAAGTTGTATTTGACGAGCAACAAAATCCAATAGATTATGTTTTTTTAGAAGTGAATGCTGCTTTCGAAAAATTGACGGGCTGGAATCGAGAACAGTTGATCGGTAAACGCCTTACGGAGATAATCCCCGAATCGGCGCCGATTGTTGCGGAGCGGATTCGCATCTTTGGGATGGTGGCACTTACAGGTGAGAGTATTAAACTGGATACTTCTCAATCGGAACTGAGCAGCGGCTGGGTATCCATTTCGGCATATAGTCCGCAGCCGGGTTATTTTGCGGTCGTAATATCCGACATCAGCGGGCGTAAACAGGCTGAGGCCGAAATGAAACAGGCGAAAGAGACCGCCGAGGCAGCGAATCGGGCTAAAACGGAATTCCTGGCCAATATGAGTCATGAGATCAGGACGCCACTGAACGGAATTACGGGAATGATCGATTTGACTCTTTTAACTAGCCTGGAGCGGGACCAGCGTGAAAACCTTTTGATTGCCAAGAATTGTGCCGGGACTTTATTGAATGTAATAAATGATATCCTTGATTTCTCTAAAATTGAAGCAGGGAAACTTGAAATCGAACTCATTCCTTTTGATTTGGATGAATTAGTTCATAAGGCGCTCAAAGCCCATCTCTCAAGTGCTTTAAAAAAAGGATTGGAGTTAACCGTTGAGGTCAACCCCCGAACCCCACGTTCCTTAATCGGTGCGCCGCTCCGCCTGCTACAGGTGCTGAATAATCTGCTATCCAATGCGGTGAAGTTTACTGAGACTGGGATGGTAACGCTAGCAGTCTATCATAGTTATGACCGGAATGATAGTGTGTTTCTTCGGTTTGAAGTCAGTGATACCGGAATAGGAATCGAACAGTCTGAAATGAATCGCCTATTTCAAACATTCAGCCAAGTGGATGGATCAATTACGCGCCGTTTCGGCGGGACCGGCCTGGGACTTGCGATTGCCAAACGGTTGGTAAACATGATGGGCGGAGAAATTGGGGTATACAGTGAAAAAGATCGGGGCAGTACTTTTTATTTTTCTGTTCCGGTTACGCTTGATGCTCAAGACTCACCGCCCCAGAAAGCCAGCCTTCCCGATTATCTTGACCTCGGCTCGGCACAGTTGCATGTGCTGCTAGTGGAGGACGATCCGATTAATCAGGCAACCGTTGCGAAGATGTTACAGCGCATTGGGATAAAAGTCGATGTCGCCACGGAAGGGATAGAGGCTCTCCATAAATTGACACGAAACAGTTATAATCTTATTTTGATGGACATCCAAATGCCGGGCATGGGAGGCATGGAAACGACCCGCCGAATCCGAGAACTGGAAGCGGAAGCCGGAGGGCACATCCCAATTATAGCTTTAACGGCGCATGCCTTTTCGGACGATACCAAAAAGTTTCTGGCTGCAGGCATGGATGGCTTGGTTACCAAACCGGTTTCCATCTACGACCTTTCAAAAAACATTGCTGAACTCTGTTTCGTTGAAGCGGCAAAATACCAGAAAAATTCCGAGGCGGAAGACCTTTCAAAAGAATGGGAACCAGAAAAAATCCAACCGGATGACAGTAAGAAGCGGTTTCTCCTAAATTTCGAGGCTGCTTTTAATCATGAAGATTATGCAACTATGGAAGACATCGCTCATCATTTAAAAGTAGCTGCCGTTAACGAAAAGGATGATATCTTGAAGCAACTTGCCTTTAAGATGGAAATGGCAGTGCGAAAAGAACAATGTCTTGAAATTAAAGAGTGCTATGATAAACTGGAGCAGTATTTACATAGAGCTGAATAA